The Chordicoccus furentiruminis DNA window GATTTCAAGGCGATTCTCACCGCGAACTTCTGGGTGGTGGTGCTCGCGTTCCTGTTCGTCGATATGTTCGACACGCTGGGCACCCTGATCGGCTGCGCGACCCGCGGAAAGATGCTGGACAAGGACGGCAAGCTGCCGGGCATCAAGGGCGCCCTTCTCTCCGACGCGGTCGGCACGGTCACCGGCGCCTGCTTCGGTACATCGACCATCACGACTTTCGTCGAGTCGGCCTCCGGTATCGCTGAGGGCGGCCGCACGGGTCTCACGGCGATCTTCGCCGGGCTGCTCTTCATCCTGTCGCTCTTCTTCTCGCCGCTGTTTCTGGCGATTCCGAGCTTTGCGACGGCGCCGGCTCTGATCATCGTCGGCTTCATGATGATGCAGCAGGTGACGGCGATCCCCTGGACGGACATCACGGAAGCTGTTCCGGCGTTCCTCTGCATCGCGGCGATGCCGACGATGTACTCCATCTCGGAGGGCATCTGCCTCGGCATCATCAGCTACACGCTGCTCAACCTCATCACCGGAGGGAAGAAGAAGGTCAGCATCGGGATGATCATCCTGACGGCTCTCTTTATTCTCAAGTACTTCCTGATCTAGTGCGGATCGGCCGATGCGGCGCGGACGGCCGGAAGAGCACGTCCGCATGCAGGTTCGGATCTGCAGGCTGAAACATGCGCCGCCGGGCGCACTGCAGCGAAACGGGCGGGCCCTGCGGCCCGCCCGTTTCTTTTTTGCTGCTCTGTGATCCGGATCTTACATAAGCTCCAGGACCGGTCTGGTGTATCCTTCCATGATGCCGCGGATACCCAGCCCCGGCGCGTCCGATACGGTGATGCGGCGCTCGTCGAAGACCGCGCCGCCCAGCACCGGGTCCTCCCGGAGCAGCACCGGGCCGTCCAGGTCGATCCGTGTGATGATCTGTCTCGCGCAGGCCAGCTCCACAGCCGCGTTCACGGAGATTTTCGCTTCCAGCATGCACCCGAGCATGCATTCCATCCCGTACACCTCCGCGGCGGAGACGATCCGGAGCGCATTGGTGAGGCCGCCGCATTTCATCAGCTTGATGTTGATGAGGTCCGCCGCGTGCCGCTGCATGATCGTCAGCGCGTCCTGCGGGGAGAAAACGGCTTCATCCGCCAGCACGGGTACCGGGCTGTGCGCCGTCACGAAGGCGAGTCCTTCCAGGTCGGCGGCCTTCACCGGCTGCTCCACCAGCTCGATTCCGAGCTCCTTCCGTTCCATCTCCTCCAGAATCCGCACCGCCTGCTTCGGCGTCCAGGCCTGATTGGCGTCGATCCGGATCCGGACGTCCCGCCCCGCCGCCTGCCGGACGGCCGCAAGACGCGCGACATCGAGGGATGGCTCGACGCCGACCTTCACCTTCAGCGTGCGGTAGCCCCGGCGGATCGCGTCCTCCGTATCCTTCGCCATTTCGTACGGGTCATTGACGCTGATGGTGATGTCCGTCTCGATTTCGCGTCTTGACGCGCCCAGCATCCGGCAGACGGAGAGTCCGCAGCGCTTCCCGTAAAGATCCCAGAGCGCCATATCCACGGCTGCCTTGGCGCTGGTGTTGTGGACGAGCGCGCTCTGCACAGTCCTCGTCAAGTTCTCGAAATCGTCGATGTCCTTGCCGATCAGCTTCGGGGCGATATGGTCCCGGATCGCCCCGATGATGGCGCCGGTCGTATCTCCCGTGATCACGCCGGTCGGCGGCGCCTCTCCGTAGCCGGTCTCGTCCGTGTCGGTGAGGATTTCCACGACCACATCCTCCACCGAGTCCACACGGCGAAGCGCCGTCTTGAACGGAACTCTGAGCGGCACCGACAGGATCGACAGTCTGATCTCCGTGATTTTCATCTTCTCTCTCCTTATACGTAAAATGCGCTTCCGACCGCGTAGCAGGCCCCGTCCAGATCCGGCCGGTATCCCTCCGAGCCGGCGATCAGGTTCCCGTAGACACAGCCGAAATCCCGCGCGTACCCGGTGCTGTGAATGTACCGTCCGCCGCCCAGATAGAGCGCCACATGGCCCGGGAAATAAAGAAGGTCGCCCGCCTGCTTCGCCTTCCAGGGAATCTCATGCACCGGGTAGCCACGGCGGATCTCCGCGTCCCGGTAGATCAGGATACCGCTCAGCAGATAGCTCATGAACGTCAGTCCCGAGCAGTCGATCCCGGATCCGGAATGGCCTCCCCACCGGTACTGTACGCCGAGGAAGTCCTCTGCGTGACGAACGACCTCACGGCGGAGCCGCCCCGGATCGCCGTACCGTTTCTGGTTCAGGAACCAGCCGGGGTCGGAGCCGTTGAGCAGAAAGCCGTCGCTGTCCTTCCGTTCCGTGAAGCAGGCGGCCGGCAGATAGCCGTGGCGGCCGTCCGCGGCGCGGGCGATCGCGTAGCCGTTCTCCGCCGGTTTTTCCAGCGTGAGAAAAGATCCCGCCGACAGCGTCGCGACGATCCGTCCCTGCACGCGGGGCTCCGCGAGAAGGTCCGCGAACCGTTTCGTGATCACCACGGTTTTTTTCTCGCTTTCCCTGCGCCGCAGCTCCTCCAGCGGGACGGGGCGCATCGCGCGCGGCGGCACATAGCCCCGGTAGCCGTAGTGCGTCTGTACGGGCATTCGTTCCTCTCCGCTGGCACTCAGCACGTTTTCCTCGTCGAGCCGCTGCACGGCCCAGCCGGACAGCACCTCATCCGCCACCGTCCCGTCCTCCGCATAGAGGAAGGCCTGAGGCGTTTCCGTCAGATAGTACTCACCTGTCCCGCTGTACATAGCCGTTCACCTCTCTTTCATATAGTCAAATACTGCCCGCGAAACGCGGCCGATCCATCCTCTCGCCTTCTCGTAGTCCATCGCCGTCCCATCGAAACCGGATGTGAAGACGCCGAGAAACCAGCGCTGTCCGTTCCACTCGAAGATCCCCGCGTCGTGCGCGACGGTATCGAGATCGCCGGACTTGTGGAAGCAGACCGGCTGCTCGTAGATATAGCGGAGCAGCGCGTCATAGTCACGGTTGCCTGCAAGGAAGCGCATCATGAGGGCCGCCCTTTCCCTCTCTTTCTCCGTGCCTTTCTCTTCTCCCCGCGCCATCCGGTCCGCCCGGATCACGAGCGACGCGTAGTCCGAGGGCGAGATGTAGTTGTTCCGTCCCTCGCGGATCGCGTCATAGTCCAGCATCATCCTCTCCGCGCGGGTGCTTCGGAGTCCTTTCCGGAGGCACCAGTCGTTGATCCTCTGAAACGTCAGCGCTTTCATCAGCACATTCGCCGCCGTGTTGTCCGAGTTCACGATCATCCACCACGCGATCTCGTACCATGAGGCTTCCCTCGCGCCCGTGTCGAAGACCAGCGTGTCATCCAGGATGTCCGCTTCCGTCACCGGATGCATGGCCTCAAGCGGCGTGCCGTTTTCCCCGAGCGTATCCAGCAGGCATCCGAGCACCGGCACCTTGATCGTGCTCGCCGAGACGACGCGGCGGTCCGGATCGATGGACGCTTCCTCCTCTTCCCCCGTCAGCGTGCGGAAGAGCAGCTGCATGTCCCCCGGAAATGCATCCGCCATCTCACGAAGCTTCTCTTGAAGCTCACTCGCCATTTCTTCTCCTCCTGAAACGCAGAAGGGCCGCGGCGGAACTTTGCCGCGCGGCCCTCTCTGCCCGTCTGTCAGCGGTTATTTCTGTGTCACAAATCCGAAGAACACGTTCCCGCAGTAATAGACGAGTCCGTCATAGTTCGTGTCGTCGAACAGGTACGAGTTCTTGGAGTGAAGGATCGGCGCGATCGGGCAGTCCTCGGCGAGGATCGCCTCACACTCGTCGTAATCCTTCCAGCGCGTCTTCTCATCGCTCTCCGCGACGGCTTTGTTGTAGGCGTCGTCGTACTTTGTATTCGAATACTTCGCGTCGTTCTGGCCGGTGGTCATCGTCGACAGCATATTGGAGATATCCGGATAGTCCATGTACCAGCCGTAGTACGCGATGTCGTAGTCGCCGGACTGACGCGCGGAGAAGAAGTTCTCGACGGTCTCGACCGTGATCGAGTCTATCCCCAGCGCTTCCTTCCAGTCGGAGACAATCGCCTCCGCGACGGTCTTGCGGGAGTCATTGTTGACGATGTAACGGAGCGCCGGGAAGTTCTTGCCGTCCTCGTAGCCCGCTTCCTTCATCAGCTCCTTCGCTTCCTTCACGTTCTTGTCGTAGTCGTCGCCGTACCAGGGCGTCACGGTGCTGTTGAACTCGGTTCCTTCAGCATTCTTGAGGCCGCCTGGCGTATAAGTATTCGCCAGCTCGTCCTCAAGCCCGCGGATGTTGATCACGCGGCTGCGGTCGATCGCCAGCGTCAGCGCGCGGCGGACCTTGGCGTCCTTCAGCACCTTGTTGCCGCTGTCGCCCACATTGAACATCGTGCAGTACGTGTTGTAGCCGTCTGTGAAATGCAGTCCGTTGTCCGTCAGCGCGTCCACATCCTCTTCCGGATACGAATCGGAGTAGATGACGTCGCCACTCTTGAAGGAGTTGGCCATCGTCGCCGCATCGCTCATCAGCACCCAGTTGATGTGGTCCACGGTGATGCTGGAGGCATCATAGTAGTCCGTCCGCTTCGTCAGCGTCATCGACTGCTGATGCGTCCAGTCCGTCAGCTCGTACGCGCCGTTGTAGACCGCCTTGTCCGGATCCGTCGCGTAGGATTCGCCGGTCTTCTTCACCACATCCTCGCGTACCGGATAGGCGGACGGGAACGCAAGGATGCTCGGCAGATACGCGCATGGATAGGACAGCGTCACGACCAGCGTCTTGTCGTCCTTCGCCGTCGCGGACTGCACCATATCCATCAGCGTGCTGTAGTCGCCCGCCTGCTCCTTCAGGTATTTCCATCCGTATACGAAGTCTTCCGCCGTGACCGGCCTGCCGTCCGACCAGGTGATGTCGTCGCGCAGCGTAAACGTATACGTCTTGCCGTCGTCGGAAACCTTCTGGTCCTCCGCCTGGCCGAGCACCAGGTCGCCCTTCGCATCCAGCTTGTAGAGGCCTTCGTAAAGGTGACGGCAGACGGAAAGTCCGGCCAGCGTCGAGGCCTGAGCCGTGCTGACGTTCATCGCGTCCTCAGAGCCGTCCGTCACGCTGATGTCGATGCCGCCGGTGGGCTCTTCCTTCACCTTCTCCGGCGTGGAAGCCGCCGCAGCCGTCGAGACAGCCTCTGCCGCGGATGAAACCGCCGTCTTCACCGGTTCGGTCGCGGACGGCTCCGCCGCGGACGCGACAGACTCTGCCGCCGGTGCGGCCGATGAAACCGCCGCGGGAGCCGCCGATGAGGCAGCCGTTGACGAAGATGCCGTCGATGAAGCCGCCGTCGATGAAGCCGCGGCCGACGAGACCGCCTTGGACGCCGTCGAGGTCGCGCTCTGCGTTCCGCAGCCCGCCAGCACGGAAGCGGCCAGCGCGGTGCATGTCAACACACTGAATAAGCCTTTTTTTCTCATATACCTTCTCCTCTCTGATCCGGCAGACTTCTCCTGCCCTTACTCTTTCTCCTTCTGTCTCACCGTTTCTTCATCTTCGGGTCAAGCGCGTCGCGCAGGCCGTCGCCGAAAAGGTTGAACGCCAGTATGATCAGGCTGATGAGCACAGCCGGAAAAAGCATGCGGTAGGGGGCCCGGTTGATTCCCGAAAGTGCCTCGGAGGTCAGCGACCCCAGCGAAGCCATCGGTGCGGATACGCCGATCCCCAGGAAGGAAAGAAAGGCCTCCGTGAAGATGGCGGACGGGATCTGCATCATCATCGTGGCGATGATCTGGCCCATGCAGTTCGGAAGCAGGTGATTCCGGATCAGCCAGCCGTTCGGCGCGCCGAGTGCATGCGCCGCCGTCACATATTCCATCTCCTTGAGCTGAAGCACCTGGCCGCGGACGATACGGGCCATCCCGACCCAGTACAGGCAGCCGTACACGATAAAGATCGCGATCAGTCCGGATCCGAGCTTCTCGAGCG harbors:
- a CDS encoding dipeptide epimerase, encoding MKITEIRLSILSVPLRVPFKTALRRVDSVEDVVVEILTDTDETGYGEAPPTGVITGDTTGAIIGAIRDHIAPKLIGKDIDDFENLTRTVQSALVHNTSAKAAVDMALWDLYGKRCGLSVCRMLGASRREIETDITISVNDPYEMAKDTEDAIRRGYRTLKVKVGVEPSLDVARLAAVRQAAGRDVRIRIDANQAWTPKQAVRILEEMERKELGIELVEQPVKAADLEGLAFVTAHSPVPVLADEAVFSPQDALTIMQRHAADLINIKLMKCGGLTNALRIVSAAEVYGMECMLGCMLEAKISVNAAVELACARQIITRIDLDGPVLLREDPVLGGAVFDERRITVSDAPGLGIRGIMEGYTRPVLELM
- a CDS encoding C40 family peptidase, which codes for MYSGTGEYYLTETPQAFLYAEDGTVADEVLSGWAVQRLDEENVLSASGEERMPVQTHYGYRGYVPPRAMRPVPLEELRRRESEKKTVVITKRFADLLAEPRVQGRIVATLSAGSFLTLEKPAENGYAIARAADGRHGYLPAACFTERKDSDGFLLNGSDPGWFLNQKRYGDPGRLRREVVRHAEDFLGVQYRWGGHSGSGIDCSGLTFMSYLLSGILIYRDAEIRRGYPVHEIPWKAKQAGDLLYFPGHVALYLGGGRYIHSTGYARDFGCVYGNLIAGSEGYRPDLDGACYAVGSAFYV
- a CDS encoding serine hydrolase — protein: MASELQEKLREMADAFPGDMQLLFRTLTGEEEEASIDPDRRVVSASTIKVPVLGCLLDTLGENGTPLEAMHPVTEADILDDTLVFDTGAREASWYEIAWWMIVNSDNTAANVLMKALTFQRINDWCLRKGLRSTRAERMMLDYDAIREGRNNYISPSDYASLVIRADRMARGEEKGTEKERERAALMMRFLAGNRDYDALLRYIYEQPVCFHKSGDLDTVAHDAGIFEWNGQRWFLGVFTSGFDGTAMDYEKARGWIGRVSRAVFDYMKER
- a CDS encoding peptide ABC transporter substrate-binding protein, encoding MRKKGLFSVLTCTALAASVLAGCGTQSATSTASKAVSSAAASSTAASSTASSSTAASSAAPAAVSSAAPAAESVASAAEPSATEPVKTAVSSAAEAVSTAAAASTPEKVKEEPTGGIDISVTDGSEDAMNVSTAQASTLAGLSVCRHLYEGLYKLDAKGDLVLGQAEDQKVSDDGKTYTFTLRDDITWSDGRPVTAEDFVYGWKYLKEQAGDYSTLMDMVQSATAKDDKTLVVTLSYPCAYLPSILAFPSAYPVREDVVKKTGESYATDPDKAVYNGAYELTDWTHQQSMTLTKRTDYYDASSITVDHINWVLMSDAATMANSFKSGDVIYSDSYPEEDVDALTDNGLHFTDGYNTYCTMFNVGDSGNKVLKDAKVRRALTLAIDRSRVINIRGLEDELANTYTPGGLKNAEGTEFNSTVTPWYGDDYDKNVKEAKELMKEAGYEDGKNFPALRYIVNNDSRKTVAEAIVSDWKEALGIDSITVETVENFFSARQSGDYDIAYYGWYMDYPDISNMLSTMTTGQNDAKYSNTKYDDAYNKAVAESDEKTRWKDYDECEAILAEDCPIAPILHSKNSYLFDDTNYDGLVYYCGNVFFGFVTQK